A window of the Thermoproteota archaeon genome harbors these coding sequences:
- a CDS encoding FAD-dependent oxidoreductase has protein sequence MEKKILILGGGDGGTILANRLARRLGSGEASIEVIDREGTHWYQPGFLFSAVGEAEREEISLCRVALYREGIRFTQAEVTEIDLDDRRVKLANGEDRVYDYLVIATGSTFDYEDIPGFKTGADHFWSFGASMRLRKKLMTIKKGKIVIGVGGLTYKCPVAPLEMVFLADELLRRRGVRENIELTYISPMGRAYGPVLLNKLVEEEMEKRGINLVTFFTVDEVDPDRREVRSAEGDSLNYDILVLSPPHKGSEVIFNSGLGDEEGWVPVDKYFLNIKGYDDAFAIGDATALPIPKTGVVAHFQAATLANNIISDMRGGVKEAFDGQSFCLIEMGEGRASAQVSNYRYNIPPGLIPNWLFHAMKLAFTKMYWKYILTGLM, from the coding sequence ATGGAAAAGAAAATTCTGATCTTAGGAGGCGGTGATGGAGGTACGATACTCGCTAACCGGCTCGCTAGGAGACTTGGATCTGGGGAGGCGTCCATCGAGGTTATAGATAGGGAGGGGACCCACTGGTATCAGCCCGGCTTCCTCTTCTCCGCCGTAGGGGAGGCTGAGAGGGAGGAAATTTCCCTGTGCAGGGTCGCCCTCTACAGGGAGGGGATCAGGTTCACTCAGGCAGAGGTGACCGAGATAGATCTGGATGACAGGAGGGTCAAGCTGGCAAACGGTGAGGACAGGGTTTACGATTACTTGGTGATAGCCACGGGATCTACCTTCGATTATGAGGACATCCCCGGCTTCAAGACCGGAGCTGATCACTTCTGGAGTTTTGGCGCCTCAATGCGACTGAGAAAGAAACTCATGACCATAAAGAAAGGGAAAATCGTGATTGGAGTGGGCGGCTTAACATACAAGTGTCCCGTTGCTCCCCTAGAAATGGTCTTCTTGGCTGATGAACTACTCAGGAGGAGAGGGGTCAGGGAGAATATAGAGCTCACCTACATATCTCCTATGGGGAGGGCTTACGGGCCTGTACTTCTCAACAAGCTGGTGGAGGAGGAGATGGAGAAGCGTGGCATTAACCTAGTCACCTTCTTCACAGTCGATGAGGTGGATCCGGACAGGAGGGAAGTAAGATCGGCTGAGGGAGATTCCCTGAACTACGATATACTCGTGCTCAGTCCGCCTCACAAAGGTTCAGAGGTAATTTTCAATTCCGGGTTGGGGGATGAGGAGGGCTGGGTGCCCGTGGACAAGTACTTCCTTAACATCAAGGGCTACGATGATGCGTTTGCCATAGGAGATGCCACTGCTCTTCCTATACCGAAAACCGGTGTCGTCGCGCACTTTCAAGCCGCGACATTGGCCAACAACATCATTTCCGACATGAGGGGTGGCGTAAAGGAAGCATTCGATGGACAAAGCTTCTGCCTCATAGAGATGGGCGAAGGCCGCGCATCCGCTCAGGTTTCGAATTATCGCTACAACATTCCTCCGGGTCTCATACCCAACTGGCTCTTCCACGCGATGAAGCTGGCCTTCACCAAGATGTACTGGAAGTACATCCTGACCGGGTTGATGTGA